Genomic segment of Catenibacterium mitsuokai:
ATTCCAAATACAGTTCTGCCAAGCTTGAACTGTAACTTATTATCCTTAACGAAGATAGGGATATCACGATTCATCTGTTTTGCCCTTATGCAAGGCAGGTCTCCATATTTAGAGAAATGTAAGATATTACCATTACCATATAAACATTTTTCCATGCCATGCCAAACATCTTCAGCTTTAGTAAGGGCAAAGACCGCATCTACATTATACTTCTTGCCAATAAATATCATTGATTTTCTGCAAAAATCCCAGGTAACATCATACTGCTTTTGCATTTCATTAAGCTGTCCAGCAAGATACTTACGTTTTTTCTTGTCTTCTGTAGAACCATATAATTTTAGTAGTTTACGATATCTCTTGGTACGCATAAGCTGATCAAAATTCTTTCTCATAAGACCTACAAGTTCGTTAGCTGCTTTTCTGATCTTATCCGAAAGCTTTACAACTTTTTGTATATCAGAAAAAGACATATCAGTTTCAGCAGCTAGAATATGCCTATCAGAAAGCTTATGAAATTGTTTTAGAGTCTTTTTGTATTCTTCGTCACTAATCATCTTTTAGTTCCTCTATATACTTAACTACTGTAGCTTCGCTTATGCGTTCTACAGTTGAGACAAAATACCCTCCTGACCATAAAGCTCCATATCTTGCATAGAACTTTTTTAGCTGCGGGTACGCTTTAAATAATTCGATAGCACTGATACTTTTAAGAGTTCTAGCCACATCGCAAGGAGCAACAGTCTGTGGCACATCTATGAAAATATGTATATGATCTGGCATCACTTCGAGTGCTTTTATATGATAATTATAATCATTACAAATTTTCTGTAATGTCTGTTTTAAAGTATTTTCAACATTACCTTTTAAAACCGAAAATCTGAATTTAGGACACCATATGATATGATATTGTATTAGATATTTACAATGTGAAGCACTATGATATTTTTTTTCACTCATCACCCTGCTCTCCAAGCTGATATTTTTCCTGAATGCCTCTACGCATAAGATCAAGAAATGTAATAGTCTTGCCTTCCTTAACAGAATAGATACGCGCAAGGTTTTCAAGTTCTATTTTCCACTCCATAGGAATAGATATGTTTATTTGAACATTATTTGATTTTGGTCTTCCCATTGATTAAAAAGTTCTTTCTGTTTTTATACATACATTATATATCGACTCTATACAAAACTTAAGTAAAAATTATGTGGCTTTCAACCCATAGGCAAGCCTATGGTTTTTTCGCCACTAATCTATAACATAAAATTATCACTGTGACACTAACTAATATTTATACAAATTATCGTAAGAATCGATGATCATAATCGTCTTCTCATCAATCATAGTAAAGAGATATTTCACAATATCATGATGTAAGGCAACGCATCCCATTGTATAGTCATGAGTACCAAAACAGTGAAAGAAATAAGCACTCCCCTTTCCTTTAATACACTCCTTATTATAGTTAAAGAAGGCTGTGTATTCATAAGGCTTTGCATAATCGATGAGATGTTCATCATTCTCTTTTGTACAATGAGAATGGTTCCTAGTCTTTTCATCCACAAACTCATTATAATATTGTTCACCACACCAATAATCATCTTCAGTAATCTGATGATAAAGCATTATTGTACCAGGATCTGGCGCAATACCCATGAGTTTACCAAAAGTATATTCACCTATAGGTGTTTGTCTTGCTCCTTCTTTTCCTTCACCCATGCCTCTTTGTCCAATAAGTGCTGGTGTTTGTAAGACAAGCTCCCATTTTTCTTCTTTCTTATAATAATAGAATGTCGCATGACTTGTATTATAATGATCGACACAAACCAAAAAGAGCTGATCTGTTTTCTTTGATGCTTTTAAAGAATCTATATCCATATAAATCCCTCCCTCATCATTATATGAAAAAACAATCCGAAAATACAATTTCTTTCAGATTATTGACAAATTCAGATATTTAAAACCATCTATAAGTCCTGTTGTTCTTTTCACAGGTCTTTCTCATCAAATTGATGAGTCATTTCTATTATTACATCCCATTTATAAGAAACAAAAAAGTCGCAAGACCACAAATTTTCTTAATTGAAGTGTGGACACTTACGACATTAACTATACATTCAATTTTGTTTACTTACAGTCTAGAAAAGATAGTTTTTATCTTCTTTCTAGTAATGTCTAGCATAATATTCATCAAATGTTAATTGACTCTCTTCTACCTTTTTAGCTAAATCTTTACCCACATAACGAATATGCCATGATTCATAATGATACCCTGTCAAATCGTCTTTATCCTTTGGGTAACGTAGAATAAAACCATATTGACTTAATTGACTTAAAAACCATTTATAGCAAGGATGATTAACAACATCTTCATATTTGTATTGATCTAAAGCAACATCAAGTCCTAGACCTGTTGTATGCTCACTATGACCGGGACGTGAACATGTTTCATCGGCCTTTGCAACATCATAGGTTTCTACCATATGATTATAGATTTCTTTTTGCCAAAGTGTAGAACGATAGCCAGAAGTTACGTATAACTCAAAGCCCTTTTGATAACAAGCCTCTTGTAAAGCAATAAAATCATCATATAAAACTTTTCGAGCAGTATGTTTACCATAAAGAAAACCATACTTTTTAGCTTTATTATTGATTTCTACAAGATCATCGGGCGCATAGTTTTCATCTAACTGATAATATTTATTCACAATTGTATTTAAATCATTAGGATGTTCTTGTTTTATAATATGATCATAGAAATCATAATCACGATTCATATTTACAAGTGTAACAATCTCTTCTTTCGTTAGATGAGGATGCTTACTTTTATATAAATTATAACGTTCTTTATATTCTGGATGTTCATAACTTATAGATTTTATTTTTTTCTTTACTGGCTGTTTAACTTCTTTAGGCAAGAAAAAGAAAAAACAGATCAATAATGCAAAAATAAGTGTTATTAATAGAATTCTCTTCTTTTTCATAGACCAACCTTGATTTCTTCTTGTTAATCATTTGTTCAAAACAATATACCATTACAACATTATCACTAAAATCAAAAGATAAGACTGCTCACACATTTAGTTTATCAACAATATGAAAGGAACTATATGAAAATACAGTTCCTTTATTTATATAAAATAAAAACTCTGGTAAACCAGAGTTATTTTTTAATGGGGCGGCTGATGGGGATCGAACCCACGAAATGCCGGAGCCACAATCCGGTGTGTTAACCGCTTCACCACAACCGCCATATCTCTCGTAAGAGACAAGTAAGATTATATACAAGTGTGAGTGGTTTGTAAAGAGAAAATTTAACTTTTTTTAAAGAATTCGTGAGAAATTTAAAATCCCGAGATTGACCCGGGATTTGTATCTTATTTAGTCTTATGAATAAACTTGAATGTGAATGCTGAACCTAATGCAGCTTCATATACAATACCTGTATATTTCTTATTCTGTAATGATGCAGCGCCCTTCTGGAATACTGGTAATACAGCATATTCACTCATACAGATATCTTCTGCCTGATAAAGCATCTGCCATCTCTTCTTAGCATCTCTTTCAGTTGCAGAAGCCTTAATAAGCTGATCATACTTCGCATTGTTATATTTACCATAGTTATTTGAGTTACCTGTAGAAACAAGGTTCAAATAAGTGATTGGATCTGGGAAGTCTGGTCCCCATCTTGCACATGAGATATCAAAGTCGCCTGATTTCTGACGTTCTACACGGTCTTTCTTAACAGTTGCAACCATTTCGATATCTAAACCTTTAAGTTTTTTGAAACATGCCTGTAAATATTCTGCTTCAGTATCTGCAGGTGTTTCATCTGTACCATAAAGCAATCTTAATTTTAATGAAGAAACACCAAGTTCTTTTAAGCCTTGATCAAAAGCAGCCTGTGCTTCTTTTAGATTATATTCAGTATAATCTTTACCTTCTGAACGATATTCTTTACCATCTGGTCCATAAGTGAAATCAGCACTTACAAAACCATCTGCTTCTCTAGAACCATCCTTTAAGACTTTATTACATAAGTCTTTACGATCAATAGCGAGAGATAATGCTTTACGAATATTTGTATTCGCAAGAGCCTTGTTATTGAAGTTCAAATATAAATAATACATATAACCCTGTTTGAACTTTACAAGACTATCTTTACCTTCATACTTATCAACTAAAGCTGAGTTAATAGTCGCAAAATCAACTTTACCATTATCAAATGCTGCAGCTGCAGTCTTAGGATCTTGAACAAGATACATATTTAAACCATCTAGTTCAATCTTATCTGCATCATAGTATTTATTATTCTTTTCAAAAGTAATCTTATTAGACTTAGTCCACTTAGTCACCTTGAATGGACCATTTGCAAGTAAATACTTCGCATCAGTAGCATATTTAGAACCACACTTTTCAACAAATTTCTGATTCTGTGGATAGAAGCATGGGAATGTCATAATTTCTAGGAAATAAGGACATGGCTGAGATAAAGTAACCTGTAATGTTTTCTTATCCTTTGCTTCAACACCTAGTTCCTTGATCTTATCACCAGCAGTAGTACCAAGTTCAGCCAATTCATCTGCATTCTTAATACATGCCCCTTCTTTACCAAAGATATAGGCATAGCTACCTGCATTCGCAATTAGTTTTCTCCATGAATAAACAAAATCATCAGCTGTTAAATCATCACCATTAGACCATTTCGCATTCTTTCTAATAGTAAATGTATAAGTTAATCCATCATCTGATACCTTATAAGATGATGCAGCAGCTGGTACAAGCTTTGTACCACCCTTTGCAGTAATATCCATGAGTCCTTCACTAAATGCATGAATCGCATTAAATGAAACACCATCATCAGATACACTTGAATCTAGAGATGTTACATCTGCTTCACTTGAAAAGTTATAAATTGCTTTATCATCGGAAGTAGAACCACATCCCACTAACATAGAAGCAACCAAAGCTGCTGCCACTATAATCTTGAGACTTTTCATAAAAATCCCCTCCATTTATAATCTTTATAAATACTATTATACGCTAAAACGTTTTCTTTTGTACAGAAAAATATTTATCAAACTAATAAGCATTTATTATATCTCTTTGAACTCAACTAAAGTGATATCTTTATTTTCTTTTGTTTTCTTAATATCAATAATTCTTTGATTAGAAGAACCTCTGAATTTGAGATTTGCATCTTTTAATTCATTTACAAATGGTCCATCTACTAATACATCAACATAATCAAGTAATGGCTGTTTCCATTCCATAATTTCTTCATAAAGGAATGAAGAATAGACCCAAATAGATTTAGTAGGACATTCTTTTTTGATATGTTTGAGTAATTCTAAAATATCGTCTCTGTTTTCTTCTTCAAAAGGTTCTCCACCTAAAAGTGTGAATCCTGCAATATGGGGTTTATTAATTAGTTTAATTAATACATCTTCTAATTCAGATGTAAAAGCCTTTCCTCCATTAAAATCCCATGTTTCCTGATTAAAACAGAATGGACAATGACGATGACATCCTTGAGTATAAAGAGATACTCTAATACCTGGTCCATTCGCAATATCTACTTCTCTTATTTGTGCATAACGCATCTTTTTCACCTCACAAAGTTTTATTATATACTCTTTTGTCTACTAAATGAAAGAGGAAGCTCTAAACCATTTTCTTCAAGAAGCTTTTTATTTGTTAAGATGTCTTGAGTTGGTCCATCTGCAACAAGTTTTCCATTAGATAGTAATAAAACACGATCACATGTATCATAAATAAAATCTAAATCATGGGACGCTATCAACATTGTATAAGGGAGTTCGTTTAATACGTTAATTAGTCCACGACGATGTTTAGGATCTAATGAAACAGAAGGTTCATCAAATAATAGAATATCTGGACGCATAGAAAGGACTGTCGCAATGGCAGCTCTTTTTTTCTCCCCACCAGATAAGCGATAAATCTTCTCATGCTTCTTTTCCTGCATATGTACAAGATCTAATGCTTTGTTGATACGTTCTTCTAATTCATCTCCCTGTAATCCTTCATTCATTGGGCCAAAGGCTACATCCTCATATACAGAAGACATAAAGAGCTGATTATCTGAATCCTGGAAGACATAACCTATATGGGAACGAATGGATGCAAGGTTTTGATTGTTCATAGTTAAATCTGTAACTTTCAGTTCTCCCTGACCATTTTCTATTCCAATAATAGTTTTAAGAAGTGTAGATTTCCCTGCTCCATTACAGCCAATGAGCCCTACTTTTTCACCTTTTTGGATATGAAAATTCAAATCATCTAATATAATACGATTCTCTATATAAGAGAAAGAGAAATGATTCAGTTTAATCATAAAGTCACTCCTTTCAAGAATAGTAATAGTACACACA
This window contains:
- the nrdG gene encoding anaerobic ribonucleoside-triphosphate reductase activating protein produces the protein MRYAQIREVDIANGPGIRVSLYTQGCHRHCPFCFNQETWDFNGGKAFTSELEDVLIKLINKPHIAGFTLLGGEPFEEENRDDILELLKHIKKECPTKSIWVYSSFLYEEIMEWKQPLLDYVDVLVDGPFVNELKDANLKFRGSSNQRIIDIKKTKENKDITLVEFKEI
- the tnpA gene encoding IS200/IS605 family transposase, translated to MSEKKYHSASHCKYLIQYHIIWCPKFRFSVLKGNVENTLKQTLQKICNDYNYHIKALEVMPDHIHIFIDVPQTVAPCDVARTLKSISAIELFKAYPQLKKFYARYGALWSGGYFVSTVERISEATVVKYIEELKDD
- a CDS encoding peptide ABC transporter substrate-binding protein; its protein translation is MKSLKIIVAAALVASMLVGCGSTSDDKAIYNFSSEADVTSLDSSVSDDGVSFNAIHAFSEGLMDITAKGGTKLVPAAASSYKVSDDGLTYTFTIRKNAKWSNGDDLTADDFVYSWRKLIANAGSYAYIFGKEGACIKNADELAELGTTAGDKIKELGVEAKDKKTLQVTLSQPCPYFLEIMTFPCFYPQNQKFVEKCGSKYATDAKYLLANGPFKVTKWTKSNKITFEKNNKYYDADKIELDGLNMYLVQDPKTAAAAFDNGKVDFATINSALVDKYEGKDSLVKFKQGYMYYLYLNFNNKALANTNIRKALSLAIDRKDLCNKVLKDGSREADGFVSADFTYGPDGKEYRSEGKDYTEYNLKEAQAAFDQGLKELGVSSLKLRLLYGTDETPADTEAEYLQACFKKLKGLDIEMVATVKKDRVERQKSGDFDISCARWGPDFPDPITYLNLVSTGNSNNYGKYNNAKYDQLIKASATERDAKKRWQMLYQAEDICMSEYAVLPVFQKGAASLQNKKYTGIVYEAALGSAFTFKFIHKTK
- a CDS encoding M15 family metallopeptidase — protein: MKKKRILLITLIFALLICFFFFLPKEVKQPVKKKIKSISYEHPEYKERYNLYKSKHPHLTKEEIVTLVNMNRDYDFYDHIIKQEHPNDLNTIVNKYYQLDENYAPDDLVEINNKAKKYGFLYGKHTARKVLYDDFIALQEACYQKGFELYVTSGYRSTLWQKEIYNHMVETYDVAKADETCSRPGHSEHTTGLGLDVALDQYKYEDVVNHPCYKWFLSQLSQYGFILRYPKDKDDLTGYHYESWHIRYVGKDLAKKVEESQLTFDEYYARHY
- a CDS encoding L,D-transpeptidase family protein, with protein sequence MDIDSLKASKKTDQLFLVCVDHYNTSHATFYYYKKEEKWELVLQTPALIGQRGMGEGKEGARQTPIGEYTFGKLMGIAPDPGTIMLYHQITEDDYWCGEQYYNEFVDEKTRNHSHCTKENDEHLIDYAKPYEYTAFFNYNKECIKGKGSAYFFHCFGTHDYTMGCVALHHDIVKYLFTMIDEKTIMIIDSYDNLYKY
- a CDS encoding energy-coupling factor ABC transporter ATP-binding protein, which translates into the protein MIKLNHFSFSYIENRIILDDLNFHIQKGEKVGLIGCNGAGKSTLLKTIIGIENGQGELKVTDLTMNNQNLASIRSHIGYVFQDSDNQLFMSSVYEDVAFGPMNEGLQGDELEERINKALDLVHMQEKKHEKIYRLSGGEKKRAAIATVLSMRPDILLFDEPSVSLDPKHRRGLINVLNELPYTMLIASHDLDFIYDTCDRVLLLSNGKLVADGPTQDILTNKKLLEENGLELPLSFSRQKSI